In the Deltaproteobacteria bacterium genome, one interval contains:
- the mce gene encoding methylmalonyl-CoA epimerase, translated as MKITRIDHLGIAVKDLEPVKKLYGDNLNLTCHHEEVVESQKVKVCFFKVGETNLELLLATSPDSPVAKFIDKNGEGIHHIALEVEDIVAAVEELKAAGVRMVDEQPREGAHGAKVAFIHPKSTHGVLIELCQHIHK; from the coding sequence ATGAAGATAACCCGGATTGATCATCTTGGCATCGCCGTTAAGGATCTGGAGCCAGTAAAAAAACTTTATGGCGATAATCTCAACCTCACTTGCCATCATGAGGAAGTGGTCGAATCTCAGAAGGTCAAAGTCTGTTTCTTTAAGGTCGGAGAAACCAATCTGGAACTGCTGCTGGCCACCAGTCCCGACAGTCCGGTGGCCAAATTCATCGACAAAAATGGGGAAGGCATCCATCATATCGCCTTAGAGGTCGAGGACATCGTTGCCGCAGTGGAAGAACTCAAGGCCGCCGGGGTCCGGATGGTCGATGAGCAACCTCGGGAAGGGGCCCACGGCGCCAAAGTCGCCTTTATCCATCCCAAATCCACCCACGGAGTCCTAATCGAACTGTGCCAGCATATTCATAAATAA
- a CDS encoding sugar phosphate isomerase/epimerase translates to MVPDSLKDQVQVSVPFSLLVKYYLPTFLQRRLNPEISIDADSLEQCSQADFAQVARQFQEAGLIITLHAPFQDLWPGALDGLIRSASRTRLKEALALLEIFQPSSIVCHLAYDDNYYHHCQDLWLDHSLATWGEMAALAAEYNTRLMLENVREPHPHLLLSLFSRLTASNVGFCLDVGHLQAFAGGRFQDWLEVLWPYVEELHLHDNHGQADEHLALGAGIVPFALILNFLAAKGRRPLITLEPHQEESLEPSLAYLADIWPW, encoded by the coding sequence ATGGTGCCTGATTCGCTCAAAGACCAGGTCCAGGTCAGCGTCCCGTTTTCGTTGCTGGTAAAATACTATCTCCCCACCTTTCTCCAGAGGCGTCTCAATCCCGAAATCAGCATTGATGCGGACAGCCTGGAGCAGTGTTCTCAAGCCGATTTTGCCCAGGTGGCCCGGCAATTTCAGGAAGCTGGGCTGATCATCACCCTCCATGCCCCCTTTCAGGACCTGTGGCCGGGAGCACTGGATGGATTGATACGATCCGCTAGCCGGACCCGGCTCAAGGAGGCCTTGGCCCTGCTGGAGATCTTTCAACCCTCCAGCATTGTCTGCCACCTGGCCTATGATGACAACTATTACCATCACTGCCAGGACCTGTGGCTGGACCATAGCCTGGCCACCTGGGGAGAGATGGCTGCCTTGGCGGCCGAGTATAATACTCGGCTGATGCTGGAGAATGTTCGGGAGCCGCATCCCCACCTGTTGCTGTCCTTATTCTCTCGGCTTACCGCCTCCAACGTGGGATTTTGTTTGGACGTCGGCCACCTGCAAGCCTTTGCCGGCGGCCGTTTTCAGGATTGGCTGGAGGTTCTCTGGCCTTATGTTGAAGAACTGCATCTCCATGATAATCATGGTCAGGCCGATGAACATCTGGCCCTGGGGGCCGGGATCGTCCCCTTTGCCTTGATTCTCAACTTCCTGGCGGCAAAAGGCCGACGGCCGCTGATCACCCTGGAACCGCACCAGGAAGAGAGCCTGGAACCTTCTCTAGCTTATCTGGCCGACATCTGGCCCTGGTGA
- a CDS encoding cobalamin B12-binding domain-containing protein, with translation MPVEKKIRVLTTKPGLDGHDRGIKVICAALRDAGMEVIYTGLRQTPEQIVSAAIQEDADVIAMSCLSGAHDYLFPRVTEILKSKGIDDILVLGGGIIPEEDIPALKAAGIAEIFGPGAKTTDIVNFIRENVKRK, from the coding sequence ATGCCGGTAGAGAAAAAGATCCGGGTGCTGACCACCAAGCCGGGCCTGGATGGCCATGATCGGGGCATTAAGGTAATCTGTGCCGCCCTGCGGGATGCCGGGATGGAAGTAATTTATACCGGGCTGCGACAGACCCCGGAGCAGATCGTCAGCGCCGCCATCCAGGAGGATGCCGACGTCATCGCCATGAGCTGCCTGTCCGGGGCTCATGATTATCTGTTTCCCCGGGTCACTGAAATCTTGAAAAGCAAGGGCATTGACGATATTCTGGTCCTGGGTGGCGGCATCATTCCGGAAGAGGATATCCCCGCCCTCAAGGCCGCGGGCATTGCCGAAATCTTCGGTCCGGGCGCCAAAACCACCGACATCGTTAATTTTATCCGGGAAAATGTCAAGAGAAAATAA
- a CDS encoding methylmalonyl-CoA mutase family protein has translation MFDKQKLEQLRAALEKYQEAVEKTLKKMPERRPEFVNTSGIPVERVYTPLDLEDYDYLEKLGMPGQYPYTRAVQPTAYRGRFWTMRQYAGFGSAEETNQRYHYLLQAGQTGLSVAFDLPTQIGYDSDHELAQGEVGKVGVAIDSLWDMETLFQGIPLDKVSTSMTINSPAAILMAMYLALAENQGIPFDQLRGTIQNDILKEYPSRGTYIFPPRPSMRIITDIFAYCSQEVPQWNSISISGYHIREAGSTAVQEVAFTLANGFAYVEAAIQAGLDVDVFGPRLSFFFNSHNDFFEEAAKFRAARRLWARVMKERFGAKNPRSLMLRFHTQTAGCTLTAQQPLNNIVRVAFQAMSAVLGGTQSLHTNSMDEALALPSELAVQVALRTQQLIAHETGVTDTVDPLAGSYYVEKLTDEIEAKAQEYIDTIEKMGGPVAAIEKGYIQKEIQESAYRYQKEIESGERIIVGLNKYQVAEERPKELLRVDPTVREKQIARLSTLKSQRDAAAVTKALQEVKQAAQTEANLMPPILQAVKSLATLGEICNVLREVFGEYEAAPIV, from the coding sequence ATGTTTGATAAACAGAAATTGGAGCAGCTCCGCGCCGCCCTGGAGAAATATCAGGAGGCGGTGGAGAAGACTCTGAAGAAGATGCCGGAGCGCAGACCCGAGTTTGTCAATACCTCGGGCATTCCGGTGGAACGGGTCTATACGCCGCTAGACCTGGAGGATTATGATTATCTGGAGAAGCTGGGGATGCCGGGGCAATATCCCTATACCCGGGCGGTGCAGCCGACGGCCTATCGGGGCCGCTTCTGGACCATGCGCCAGTATGCCGGGTTTGGCTCGGCGGAGGAGACCAACCAGCGCTATCATTATTTACTGCAGGCCGGACAGACCGGGCTGTCGGTGGCCTTTGATCTGCCTACTCAGATCGGCTATGACTCGGACCACGAGTTGGCCCAGGGAGAGGTCGGCAAGGTCGGGGTGGCCATTGATTCCCTCTGGGATATGGAGACCCTGTTCCAGGGTATCCCCCTAGACAAGGTCAGCACCTCGATGACCATCAATTCACCGGCGGCCATCCTCATGGCCATGTATCTGGCCCTGGCCGAGAACCAGGGCATCCCTTTTGATCAACTGCGGGGCACCATTCAGAACGACATCTTGAAGGAATATCCCTCGCGGGGCACCTATATCTTTCCGCCCCGGCCGTCGATGCGCATCATCACCGATATCTTTGCCTATTGTTCCCAGGAAGTGCCCCAGTGGAACAGTATCAGCATCAGCGGCTATCATATCCGCGAGGCCGGGTCAACCGCGGTCCAGGAAGTTGCCTTCACCCTGGCCAACGGCTTTGCCTATGTCGAGGCCGCCATCCAGGCCGGGTTGGATGTGGATGTGTTCGGCCCCCGCCTGTCCTTTTTCTTCAACTCCCATAATGATTTTTTTGAGGAGGCGGCCAAGTTCCGGGCGGCCCGGCGTCTCTGGGCCCGGGTTATGAAAGAGCGCTTTGGCGCCAAAAATCCCCGCTCGCTGATGTTGCGGTTCCATACCCAGACCGCGGGCTGCACCCTGACCGCACAGCAGCCGTTAAATAACATTGTCCGGGTCGCCTTTCAGGCGATGAGCGCGGTTTTGGGCGGCACCCAGTCTCTGCATACCAATTCCATGGATGAGGCTCTGGCTTTGCCTTCCGAGCTGGCCGTCCAGGTGGCGCTGCGCACCCAGCAATTGATCGCCCATGAAACCGGAGTCACCGATACGGTTGATCCCCTGGCCGGTTCCTATTATGTGGAAAAACTTACCGACGAAATCGAGGCCAAGGCCCAGGAATACATCGACACCATTGAAAAAATGGGCGGCCCGGTGGCGGCCATTGAAAAGGGCTATATTCAGAAAGAGATTCAGGAAAGCGCCTACCGCTATCAGAAAGAGATCGAATCCGGGGAGCGAATTATTGTCGGCCTCAACAAGTATCAGGTGGCCGAGGAACGGCCCAAGGAACTGCTGCGGGTGGACCCCACTGTGCGGGAAAAACAGATTGCCCGGTTGAGTACTTTAAAATCCCAGCGGGATGCCGCGGCAGTAACTAAGGCCCTGCAGGAAGTTAAGCAGGCGGCTCAGACCGAGGCCAATCTCATGCCCCCCATCCTCCAGGCGGTCAAATCTCTGGCCACTTTAGGAGAGATTTGCAATGTCTTGCGCGAGGTTTTTGGAGAATATGAAGCTGCTCCGATTGTCTGA
- a CDS encoding sodium ion-translocating decarboxylase subunit beta, whose product MAAHAGVAEAATQGFPLLAPAFMTLLALLLFYLAIAQRLRPQFLLPLTAGMILANLPDPGLKYHLKPFLDILHAGLDNGLYPALIFLGWGANADLSSVIAHPRQLFLALVAPLGIFLTLLLAWGGGFNLATAGAISIIGGGEAISTVFLASHLATELVGPLGLLAFLAIGFLPLVQPALIRLLTTPAERMIYMPPMRKVPKSECLGFAVGGLLITGLLVPRAILLTGLFFLGNIIKESGVTDRLARTIAVGMLDVVIVLFSFDLGTRCQAGLLLSLTFIKIIGLGVAALLLVTLIGIMAVKLANLILNQKINPLVGAAALGLVPDAAQMVHLVSRQEDPHNYLYIHALASNLGGLIASTLTAGILWAICGG is encoded by the coding sequence GTGGCGGCCCACGCCGGGGTAGCGGAAGCAGCAACTCAGGGCTTCCCGCTTCTGGCCCCGGCTTTTATGACCTTATTAGCCCTGTTGTTGTTCTATCTGGCTATTGCCCAACGTCTCCGACCCCAATTTTTGCTGCCGTTGACTGCCGGGATGATCCTGGCCAACCTCCCTGACCCTGGCTTAAAATACCACCTCAAGCCTTTTCTGGACATACTCCATGCCGGTCTCGATAACGGTCTCTACCCGGCCCTGATCTTTTTGGGCTGGGGAGCCAACGCCGATTTAAGCAGTGTAATCGCTCATCCCCGCCAGTTATTCCTGGCCCTGGTGGCTCCTTTGGGCATCTTTCTGACCCTCCTCTTGGCCTGGGGGGGGGGATTTAACCTGGCAACAGCCGGAGCCATCAGCATCATCGGCGGGGGCGAAGCCATAAGCACCGTCTTCCTGGCCTCTCATCTGGCGACGGAACTGGTAGGCCCTTTAGGATTGCTGGCCTTTCTGGCTATAGGATTTCTGCCCTTGGTCCAACCTGCCCTGATCCGCCTGCTGACCACTCCCGCCGAACGGATGATCTATATGCCGCCGATGCGTAAAGTGCCCAAAAGTGAGTGCCTGGGCTTTGCCGTGGGCGGGCTGCTGATTACCGGGCTGTTGGTCCCGCGCGCCATACTCCTGACCGGTCTGTTTTTCTTGGGTAATATTATCAAAGAATCCGGCGTTACTGATCGTCTGGCCCGCACTATCGCGGTGGGTATGCTGGATGTGGTCATCGTCCTCTTTAGTTTTGACCTGGGAACCCGATGTCAGGCCGGCCTATTGTTATCATTGACCTTTATTAAAATAATCGGCTTAGGAGTGGCGGCCTTACTGCTGGTCACCCTTATCGGTATTATGGCGGTAAAACTAGCTAATCTGATACTCAACCAAAAGATCAACCCTTTGGTCGGGGCCGCGGCATTGGGCCTGGTCCCGGATGCCGCCCAGATGGTGCATTTAGTCAGCCGTCAGGAAGATCCCCATAATTACCTGTATATCCACGCCCTGGCCTCCAATCTGGGCGGCCTGATCGCTTCCACCCTGACCGCCGGTATCCTGTGGGCCATATGCGGGGGTTGA
- a CDS encoding histone-lysine N-methyltransferase, translating to MARWNKERRLLDHEHTSFWQHRLQEVDRPNLMRGVFPYTEIARIDFDYKFVMPCPPEEMVITDTTFRDGQQARPPYTVRQIVDIFDMLHKLSGPSGVIRQCEFFLYSKKDKEAVERCLGRDYKYPEITGWIRAKPEDLPLVKEMGLKETGILTSASDYHIFYKMDLDRRRAFDNYLRIVNAALELGIIPRCHLEDVTRADIYGFCVPFAIELMKLREESGIDIKLRLCDTLGYGVPYPGAALPRGVPKLIRAFVEDAGVPSHLLEWHGHNDFHKVFINATTAWLYGCGAVNGSLLGFGERTGNTPIEALIIEYIALHGDTNGIDTTVITDIAEYFERELHYHIPPNYPFVGKDFNATSAGIHADGLMKNPEIYNIFDTDKILRRPITITITDKTGRAGIAHWLNSRLGLTGDQAIDKRHPGVIKISNRITEMYNEGRVTSISNNEMETLARKHLPELFVSEFDLLKKKAREVAAHLAEDLAEREEIRSMVPNTQEPIMQEVLNANPFIQFMYVTNLDGKKITRNITHIVDRSKYETMKLDEDFSDRPWFIEPLKSGKVYVSDFYTSFFTKALCITVSVPVRNDDDEIQGVLGMDIRFEALAKMERDGELDADAKESSPVKTKF from the coding sequence ATGGCCCGTTGGAATAAAGAGCGTCGGCTCCTCGATCATGAACACACCAGCTTCTGGCAGCATCGCCTCCAGGAAGTCGATCGTCCCAACCTGATGCGCGGGGTTTTTCCTTATACCGAAATCGCCCGCATCGACTTTGATTATAAATTTGTCATGCCCTGTCCCCCCGAAGAAATGGTCATCACCGACACCACCTTTCGGGATGGGCAGCAGGCCCGGCCGCCCTATACAGTCCGGCAAATTGTGGATATCTTCGATATGTTACATAAACTGTCGGGGCCAAGTGGGGTGATCCGGCAGTGCGAGTTCTTCCTATACAGCAAAAAAGACAAGGAGGCGGTCGAGCGTTGCCTGGGGCGGGATTATAAATATCCGGAGATCACCGGCTGGATTAGGGCCAAACCTGAGGACCTGCCGTTGGTAAAGGAGATGGGCCTGAAAGAAACCGGGATACTGACTTCGGCTTCGGATTATCACATCTTTTACAAGATGGACCTGGATCGCCGTCGCGCCTTTGACAATTATCTGCGGATCGTCAATGCTGCCCTGGAACTGGGAATCATCCCCCGCTGTCATCTGGAGGACGTCACCCGAGCCGATATCTACGGCTTCTGTGTCCCTTTTGCCATCGAATTGATGAAACTGCGGGAAGAATCAGGAATTGATATCAAGCTGCGGCTCTGCGATACCTTGGGTTACGGCGTCCCCTATCCCGGCGCCGCCCTGCCGCGGGGGGTTCCCAAGTTGATCCGGGCCTTTGTTGAGGATGCCGGGGTCCCCAGCCATTTATTGGAATGGCACGGCCACAATGACTTCCACAAGGTCTTTATTAATGCCACCACCGCCTGGCTGTATGGCTGCGGCGCGGTCAACGGCTCGCTGCTGGGATTTGGCGAACGTACCGGTAATACTCCCATCGAAGCCTTGATCATCGAATACATTGCCTTGCATGGGGACACCAACGGCATCGATACCACGGTGATCACCGACATCGCCGAGTATTTCGAACGGGAATTGCATTATCATATTCCTCCCAACTATCCATTTGTGGGCAAGGATTTCAATGCCACCAGCGCCGGCATTCACGCTGACGGCCTGATGAAAAATCCGGAAATCTACAATATTTTTGATACTGATAAGATCCTGAGGCGGCCGATCACCATTACTATCACTGACAAGACCGGTCGGGCCGGGATTGCCCATTGGCTCAATAGCCGCCTGGGGCTGACCGGTGATCAGGCTATCGACAAGCGTCATCCCGGGGTCATCAAGATCTCGAATCGCATCACTGAAATGTATAACGAAGGGCGGGTGACCTCCATTTCCAACAATGAGATGGAGACCCTGGCCCGTAAACATCTCCCCGAGTTGTTTGTCTCGGAATTCGATCTGTTAAAGAAGAAGGCCCGCGAAGTGGCCGCTCACCTGGCCGAGGATCTGGCCGAACGGGAAGAAATCCGCAGCATGGTTCCCAACACCCAGGAACCCATAATGCAGGAGGTGTTGAACGCCAACCCCTTTATCCAATTCATGTATGTCACCAATCTGGACGGCAAAAAGATTACTCGGAATATTACTCATATTGTGGACCGGTCCAAGTATGAGACCATGAAGCTGGATGAGGATTTTTCGGATCGCCCCTGGTTTATTGAGCCGTTAAAGTCTGGCAAGGTCTATGTCTCTGATTTCTACACATCTTTCTTTACCAAGGCCTTATGTATCACCGTGAGCGTACCCGTCCGCAATGATGATGATGAAATCCAGGGGGTGTTGGGTATGGACATCCGGTTCGAGGCCCTGGCCAAAATGGAACGGGATGGCGAGCTTGATGCTGATGCCAAGGAATCTAGTCCGGTTAAGACGAAGTTTTAG
- the aspS gene encoding aspartate--tRNA ligase, giving the protein MLDSLQGLTRTHSCGALRAKNFGQEVVLMGWVLRRRDHGGLIFVDLRDREGITQVVFNPEVNSEAHQKAHILRDEFVLAVRGFVFMRPEGMANPNLPTGEIEVAVEELRLLNLSKTPPFELENYKPDTAEAIRLRYRYLDLRRPTLMHNLLLRHEAAQIVRNYLNHQGFIEVETPILTRSTPEGARDYLVPSRTNPGRFFALPQSPQLFKQLLMMAGVDRYYQICRCFRDEDLRADRQPEFTQIDLEMSFVSEAEIMAVVEGMMAVLFQELLGKKLSLPFPRLTCQECLDRFGVDSPDRRFGLELAEVTDIVGQAEFRQFAEVVAQGGIVKAIRGPGLARLTRKELDELTDFVGIYGAQGLAWIKLTESGWQSPLAKYFTSGQQEALNQRLDAGVGDLLMFVADLPPVVNTALGQLRLHLGKKEKLIHPDTYDFVWVTQFPLLEYDHEEKRHVAVHHPFTAPLEEDLKLLDTNPEAVRARSYDLVLNGCEIGGGSIRIHRRDLQERILATLGIPADEAQQRFGFLLEALEYGAPPHGGVAFGFDRLVMILAGAKSIREVIAFPKTQKAVCPLTQAPAPVDLGQLLELGIRLDR; this is encoded by the coding sequence GTGTTGGATTCTCTACAGGGCTTAACCCGCACCCATTCCTGCGGGGCCTTACGGGCCAAGAATTTTGGGCAGGAAGTGGTCTTGATGGGCTGGGTGCTGCGTCGACGTGATCATGGCGGATTGATCTTTGTAGATTTACGGGACCGGGAAGGGATCACCCAGGTGGTCTTCAACCCCGAGGTTAATTCCGAGGCTCATCAAAAAGCCCATATCTTGCGGGACGAATTTGTCCTGGCCGTGCGCGGCTTCGTCTTTATGAGACCGGAAGGGATGGCCAATCCCAATCTGCCAACTGGAGAGATCGAAGTGGCAGTCGAGGAATTGCGGCTGCTCAATTTATCAAAAACTCCGCCTTTTGAGCTGGAGAATTATAAGCCCGATACTGCCGAAGCCATCCGCCTGCGTTACCGTTACCTGGATCTGCGCCGTCCTACCCTGATGCATAATTTGCTACTCCGGCATGAAGCCGCCCAGATAGTGCGCAATTATCTCAACCACCAAGGCTTTATCGAAGTCGAGACCCCGATCCTGACTCGCAGCACTCCGGAAGGGGCGCGGGATTATCTGGTGCCCAGCCGCACCAACCCGGGGCGGTTTTTTGCCCTACCCCAATCCCCCCAGCTGTTTAAACAATTGCTGATGATGGCTGGGGTCGATCGTTATTATCAGATCTGCCGTTGTTTCCGAGACGAAGATTTACGGGCTGACCGCCAGCCAGAGTTTACTCAGATTGACTTGGAGATGTCCTTTGTCTCAGAAGCGGAGATCATGGCGGTGGTGGAAGGGATGATGGCGGTTCTTTTCCAGGAATTGTTGGGGAAAAAGCTGTCATTGCCTTTCCCGCGCCTCACCTGTCAGGAATGTCTCGATCGCTTCGGAGTGGATAGTCCGGATCGGCGGTTTGGCCTGGAACTGGCCGAGGTTACCGATATCGTCGGGCAGGCCGAGTTTCGTCAGTTTGCCGAGGTGGTGGCCCAAGGAGGGATTGTCAAGGCCATCCGGGGCCCCGGTCTGGCCCGCTTAACCCGAAAGGAATTGGATGAATTGACCGATTTTGTCGGTATTTACGGCGCTCAGGGACTGGCCTGGATCAAGCTGACCGAATCAGGCTGGCAATCGCCCCTGGCCAAATATTTCACTTCCGGTCAGCAAGAAGCGCTTAACCAACGTCTGGATGCCGGCGTCGGTGACCTGCTGATGTTTGTTGCCGATTTGCCCCCGGTGGTCAACACCGCTCTGGGCCAGTTGCGTCTGCATCTGGGGAAAAAAGAAAAGCTGATTCATCCCGACACCTACGATTTTGTCTGGGTCACCCAATTCCCCTTGTTGGAATATGACCATGAAGAAAAAAGGCATGTGGCGGTGCACCACCCGTTCACCGCGCCCTTGGAAGAAGATTTAAAGCTGTTGGACACCAATCCCGAGGCGGTGCGGGCCCGCTCCTATGATCTGGTCCTGAACGGCTGTGAGATCGGCGGCGGCAGTATTCGTATCCATCGCCGCGATCTCCAGGAACGTATCCTGGCGACTCTGGGTATCCCGGCCGATGAGGCTCAGCAACGTTTCGGCTTTTTGTTGGAGGCCCTGGAATACGGCGCCCCGCCACATGGGGGTGTGGCTTTTGGTTTTGATCGGCTGGTGATGATCCTGGCGGGAGCTAAATCTATCCGCGAAGTGATCGCCTTTCCCAAAACCCAGAAGGCGGTTTGTCCGCTGACCCAGGCCCCGGCCCCGGTAGATCTAGGCCAGCTCCTGGAGCTGGGGATAAGACTCGATCGGTAA
- a CDS encoding histidine--tRNA ligase, whose amino-acid sequence MIKAVRGMKDLLPAEAARWYAIEQQARQVFQCYGFQELRLPLLERTELFARSIGESTDIVEKEMYTFMDRHGDSLTLRPEATASVVRAFIENHLDQGAGVKKYFTIGPMFRYERPQKGRYRQFHQINCEAFGEDAPELDAELILMLMDMLDKFGLGQVRLVVNSLGCPGCRPGFKEELTAFLAHRAGELCPDCQRRVSSNPLRVFDCKSKACQQIVTAAPILLEHLCLECRGHLDRVLELLDSFGVAFEMNPRLVRGLDYYTRTAFEVLTTQLGAQDAVAGGGRYNGLVKALGGPDLPALGFAIGQERLAALITDFRRFAEPHPQLFIAALGAAARSRGFQLLQEFRKLGWAAEMDFTDRSLKAQMTIADRRKADYVLILGDRELAAGQAPLRQMASGDQEIISLDDVVPTLTTQVALKKGA is encoded by the coding sequence ATGATCAAGGCCGTCCGGGGCATGAAGGACCTTTTGCCTGCGGAGGCGGCCCGCTGGTACGCCATCGAACAGCAGGCCCGTCAGGTTTTTCAGTGCTACGGCTTCCAGGAGTTGCGCTTGCCTTTGCTGGAACGGACCGAACTCTTTGCCCGTTCCATCGGAGAGTCCACTGATATTGTGGAAAAAGAGATGTATACCTTTATGGATCGGCATGGGGATTCCCTCACCTTGAGGCCGGAAGCCACCGCTTCGGTGGTCCGGGCCTTTATTGAAAATCATCTTGATCAGGGTGCTGGAGTTAAAAAATATTTTACCATCGGCCCGATGTTTCGCTACGAACGGCCCCAGAAAGGTCGCTACCGTCAGTTCCATCAGATCAATTGCGAGGCCTTTGGGGAAGACGCCCCCGAGTTGGATGCCGAGCTGATCCTGATGTTGATGGATATGCTGGATAAATTTGGCCTCGGACAGGTCCGTCTGGTCGTCAATTCCCTGGGTTGCCCCGGCTGTCGGCCGGGCTTTAAAGAGGAATTGACCGCCTTTTTGGCCCACCGGGCCGGTGAACTGTGTCCTGACTGTCAACGCCGGGTGAGCAGCAATCCTTTGCGGGTGTTCGATTGCAAATCCAAGGCCTGTCAGCAGATCGTCACCGCGGCCCCCATCCTGCTAGAACATCTGTGCCTGGAGTGCCGTGGGCATCTGGACCGGGTGTTAGAGCTACTGGACAGCTTTGGAGTCGCTTTTGAGATGAACCCCCGGTTGGTGCGGGGTCTGGATTATTACACCCGAACCGCTTTCGAGGTGTTGACCACGCAGTTGGGGGCCCAGGATGCCGTTGCCGGCGGCGGGCGTTACAACGGCCTGGTTAAGGCCTTAGGCGGACCAGATCTGCCTGCCCTGGGCTTTGCCATTGGTCAGGAACGGCTGGCCGCGTTAATAACTGATTTTCGTCGCTTTGCGGAACCGCACCCGCAACTATTTATCGCCGCCCTGGGCGCGGCCGCCCGCAGCCGGGGATTTCAACTCTTGCAGGAATTTCGGAAGTTGGGATGGGCAGCAGAAATGGACTTTACGGATCGCTCTTTGAAGGCCCAGATGACTATTGCGGATCGCCGCAAAGCCGATTATGTGTTGATTCTGGGTGATCGCGAATTGGCAGCCGGGCAGGCCCCCCTGCGTCAGATGGCGAGTGGTGACCAGGAAATTATTTCATTGGACGACGTGGTCCCAACATTGACTACCCAGGTCGCCCTAAAGAAAGGAGCCTGA
- a CDS encoding cold-shock protein: MKEKGKVKWFNDSKGYGFISRENGPDVFVHHSAIQSEGFRSLEENQEVEFEVVQGNKGPQARNVVKI; the protein is encoded by the coding sequence ATGAAGGAGAAAGGCAAAGTAAAGTGGTTTAATGACTCCAAGGGATATGGCTTTATTTCCCGAGAGAACGGTCCAGATGTATTTGTGCATCATAGTGCCATCCAATCGGAAGGATTTCGCTCATTGGAGGAAAATCAGGAGGTCGAGTTTGAAGTAGTCCAGGGAAACAAGGGTCCCCAAGCCCGAAATGTGGTAAAAATTTAA